A part of Haloarchaeobius sp. HME9146 genomic DNA contains:
- a CDS encoding aldehyde dehydrogenase, whose product MSLPEDVLEKHRSVAAEAIPEEEYGHLIGGEWVASESGETTATTDATTGEELARFQQGSREDVDRAVAAAQDAFEGSWGEKTPQQRAELLHEIADELEAQKTRIARLDSLEVGKPNKHSLFVDTTILIDQFRHFASLARTADEGRVPPSGDDKLIHTRQEPYGVVGCISAWNFPAMFVAWKLGPALAAGNSVVYKPSSRAVLSTLEIAKIVDRILPPGALNVVTGAGSVVGDAITGHEGVGKVSLTGGTGAGQAAMRNAAEHIHPVSLELGGKSPNIVFPDADLDEAVEGTLVSIFFNQGQQCTAGSRLFLHEDVKDEFMERFVGRVEELNVGDPLSPLTDIGPMVDFDHQAEVQDHVETAKAASASVLLEKPVPEELADAPFVPPVVFGDVADDSRLSCDEVFGPVLAVFEFESTGEVVERANDTEYGLAAGVWTTDLNTAHEVSRDLEAGMVWVNTYNDMFEPAPYGGYKQSGIGRELAVEAMEAYQQTKTVKMSFGDIPNLG is encoded by the coding sequence ATGAGCCTGCCCGAAGACGTTCTGGAGAAGCACCGGAGCGTCGCCGCAGAGGCGATTCCCGAAGAGGAGTACGGCCACCTCATCGGTGGCGAGTGGGTCGCGAGCGAATCGGGTGAGACGACCGCGACGACCGACGCGACCACCGGCGAGGAACTCGCGCGCTTCCAGCAGGGCTCAAGAGAAGATGTCGACCGCGCCGTGGCGGCCGCGCAGGACGCCTTCGAGGGCTCGTGGGGCGAGAAGACGCCCCAGCAGCGCGCCGAGTTGCTCCACGAAATCGCCGACGAACTCGAAGCTCAGAAGACCCGAATCGCCCGGCTGGACAGTCTGGAAGTCGGAAAGCCGAACAAGCACTCGCTGTTCGTCGACACGACCATCCTCATTGACCAGTTCCGGCACTTCGCGAGCCTCGCCCGGACCGCCGACGAGGGCCGGGTCCCGCCGTCGGGCGACGACAAGCTCATCCACACGCGACAGGAGCCCTACGGTGTCGTCGGCTGCATCAGCGCGTGGAACTTCCCCGCGATGTTCGTCGCCTGGAAGCTCGGGCCCGCCCTCGCCGCGGGCAACAGCGTCGTCTACAAGCCGTCCTCGCGGGCGGTGCTCTCGACGCTGGAGATCGCGAAGATAGTCGACCGAATCCTTCCGCCGGGCGCGCTGAACGTGGTGACTGGTGCCGGGAGCGTGGTCGGCGACGCCATCACCGGCCACGAGGGCGTCGGGAAGGTGAGCTTGACCGGCGGGACCGGCGCGGGGCAGGCCGCGATGCGGAACGCGGCCGAGCACATCCACCCTGTGTCGCTCGAACTCGGTGGGAAGAGCCCGAACATCGTCTTCCCCGACGCCGACCTCGACGAGGCCGTCGAGGGGACGCTCGTGAGCATCTTCTTCAACCAGGGCCAGCAGTGTACCGCCGGCTCGCGGCTGTTCCTCCACGAGGACGTCAAAGACGAGTTCATGGAGCGGTTCGTGGGCCGCGTGGAGGAGTTGAACGTCGGGGACCCACTTTCGCCCCTGACAGACATCGGGCCGATGGTGGACTTCGACCACCAGGCCGAGGTGCAGGACCACGTCGAGACCGCGAAGGCTGCAAGTGCGAGTGTGCTGCTGGAGAAGCCGGTTCCCGAGGAGCTGGCGGACGCGCCGTTCGTCCCCCCAGTCGTTTTCGGTGACGTTGCCGACGATTCCCGATTATCCTGCGACGAGGTGTTCGGGCCGGTACTCGCGGTGTTCGAGTTCGAGAGTACGGGTGAGGTGGTCGAACGCGCCAACGACACCGAGTACGGCCTCGCAGCGGGCGTCTGGACTACAGACCTGAACACGGCCCACGAGGTCTCGCGCGACCTCGAAGCAGGGATGGTCTGGGTGAACACCTACAATGACATGTTCGAGCCCGCGCCCTACGGCGGGTACAAGCAGTCCGGTATCGGTCGCGAGCTGGCGGTCGAGGCCATGGAAGCCTACCAGCAGACGAAGACGGTGAAGATGAGCTTCGGCGACATCCCGAACCTGGGCTGA
- a CDS encoding endonuclease/exonuclease/phosphatase family protein yields the protein MSSTTSRTDSLHVALAVAALVVVAVATFEQTVSRIYLLNFSIGGPNATALLMFLLASAWVLPLVGMAGARRDKLLAAGSLAIPVLLAVSMLTPPSQAVLATLGVQLVVLPLFVLALRRSPTSVAPGAATGLLALVAVRSALDLAPLYATTIGKGLLLITGVLVGASTLWIVRGDLPTQSVDVTPLALFVFVEAAFLGAPAVLATWHLRSYELTAGAAVAGLVVGVGYLAVRGVPDRTTAPVLSGLFLLSLADLIWFDLLGSVAALPAQALAVGLLAQGVAGARASSRGWLATLGLQVLAVVVLFLHVSALNAEYMPGPVFALTHDRAAHFLFVLGALLPVSVLAQGLRVDHGPGTTDSRREPTPDPARRSAMSAVGAAALGAGTLALPSTLGTASEPDGTELTAMTYNVHQFLAGERGEYNLDEVLSVIEESGAHVVGLQESEGNRITSGNVHGVRWLAEELGYHYHYGAPTSAASYGVAILSAWPVTESELVSLPTYQSPPRLALRVMLDTPAGELPVVVTHLQTQQEGTPEAIEMQGEEARAVVDLAGSDEETIVLGDFNVEPQNDPAYTVMAESFTDAWVAAGKPEEGGGTWPAADPTMRIDYVWTANGWSVTEAGVHGDGEDSDHRAVMATLRR from the coding sequence GTGTCATCGACGACCTCACGCACCGACTCTCTCCACGTTGCGCTCGCCGTGGCGGCCCTCGTCGTCGTCGCAGTCGCGACGTTCGAACAGACCGTCTCGCGAATCTACCTCCTCAACTTCTCGATCGGCGGACCGAACGCGACCGCCCTGCTGATGTTCCTGCTGGCGAGCGCGTGGGTACTCCCCCTCGTCGGCATGGCGGGTGCCCGTCGCGACAAGCTGCTCGCGGCCGGGTCGCTGGCCATCCCTGTCCTGCTTGCAGTCTCGATGCTCACGCCGCCTTCCCAGGCGGTCCTCGCGACGCTAGGCGTCCAGCTCGTCGTGCTTCCACTGTTCGTCCTCGCGCTCCGACGCTCGCCGACGAGCGTGGCTCCCGGGGCAGCGACCGGGCTGCTCGCGCTGGTCGCGGTCAGGAGCGCGCTCGACCTGGCACCGCTGTACGCGACGACCATCGGGAAGGGGCTGCTGCTCATCACTGGCGTCCTCGTCGGCGCGTCGACCCTCTGGATAGTCAGGGGTGACCTGCCGACCCAGTCCGTGGACGTCACGCCGCTGGCGCTGTTCGTGTTCGTCGAAGCCGCGTTCCTGGGCGCGCCAGCCGTCCTCGCGACGTGGCACCTCCGGTCGTACGAACTCACCGCCGGTGCCGCCGTGGCCGGTCTCGTGGTCGGCGTCGGCTATCTCGCCGTCAGGGGCGTGCCCGACCGGACGACCGCCCCCGTGCTGAGTGGGCTGTTCCTGCTCTCGCTGGCCGACCTCATCTGGTTCGACCTGCTCGGGTCGGTCGCCGCGTTGCCCGCGCAGGCGCTCGCGGTCGGCCTTCTCGCACAAGGTGTAGCTGGGGCTCGAGCGTCCTCTCGGGGGTGGCTGGCGACCCTCGGATTGCAGGTGCTGGCGGTCGTCGTGTTGTTCCTGCATGTCTCCGCACTCAATGCGGAGTACATGCCCGGGCCGGTGTTCGCACTGACCCACGACCGGGCTGCACACTTCCTGTTCGTGCTGGGCGCGCTACTCCCGGTGTCCGTCCTCGCCCAGGGGCTCCGCGTGGACCACGGGCCCGGAACCACCGACAGCAGGCGAGAACCGACGCCCGACCCCGCCCGGCGGTCGGCCATGAGCGCCGTCGGGGCGGCCGCACTGGGGGCCGGGACGCTCGCGCTCCCCAGCACGCTCGGGACCGCCAGCGAACCCGACGGGACCGAACTGACCGCGATGACCTACAACGTCCACCAGTTCCTGGCGGGCGAGCGCGGCGAGTACAACCTCGACGAAGTGCTGTCGGTCATCGAAGAGAGTGGTGCCCACGTCGTCGGTCTGCAGGAGTCCGAAGGCAACCGGATCACCTCCGGGAACGTCCATGGCGTCCGCTGGCTGGCGGAGGAACTCGGCTATCACTACCACTACGGCGCGCCGACCTCGGCGGCGAGTTACGGCGTCGCGATTCTGTCGGCCTGGCCGGTCACGGAGAGCGAACTCGTCTCGCTGCCGACGTACCAGTCGCCGCCCCGGCTCGCACTCCGGGTGATGCTCGACACGCCGGCAGGGGAACTCCCGGTCGTCGTGACCCACCTCCAGACCCAGCAGGAGGGGACGCCCGAGGCCATCGAGATGCAGGGCGAGGAAGCGCGAGCGGTGGTCGACCTCGCGGGGTCGGACGAGGAGACCATCGTCCTCGGCGACTTCAACGTCGAACCGCAGAACGACCCTGCCTACACCGTCATGGCCGAGTCGTTCACCGACGCGTGGGTAGCAGCCGGAAAGCCCGAGGAGGGCGGTGGAACGTGGCCGGCAGCCGACCCGACCATGCGCATCGACTACGTCTGGACGGCCAACGGCTGGTCCGTCACCGAGGCTGGAGTCCACGGCGACGGTGAGGACTCGGACCACCGCGCCGTGATGGCGACCCTCCGGCGCTGA
- a CDS encoding zinc-dependent alcohol dehydrogenase family protein, with amino-acid sequence MRAVVFQGTGEPLSVEEVDRPECDEDGIVVETEACGVCRSDWHAWQGDWQWIGMMPTPGLVFGHEPAGTVVEVGENVDRFRPGDRVTNPFNLGCGSCHHCRGGRGNICERSVPMGFLPIQGGAFAEYYPVRNADHNVVKLPDGVDPVDVAGLGCRFATAFHGLVHRVDVTPGDWVAVHGCGGVGLSAVHIADALGANVIAVDLAEEKLDRARELGADRVVDVTEVEDVPQAVKKHTESSRGADIAVDALGIAETCQNAMNSLGKGGQHLQIGMTTSDEGGQVSLPVDTMVTDEREFYGSFGTPPNEYDEIFRMMETGKLEPGRIVSERISLDEVPGVIENLGDYDTVGIPVCDTF; translated from the coding sequence ATGCGCGCAGTCGTCTTCCAGGGAACCGGTGAACCGCTGTCGGTCGAGGAGGTCGACCGACCCGAGTGTGACGAGGACGGAATCGTCGTCGAGACCGAGGCCTGCGGGGTGTGCCGGAGCGACTGGCACGCCTGGCAGGGCGACTGGCAGTGGATCGGGATGATGCCCACACCGGGGCTCGTCTTCGGCCACGAACCCGCCGGGACCGTCGTCGAGGTCGGCGAGAACGTCGACCGGTTCCGCCCCGGCGACCGCGTCACCAACCCCTTCAACCTCGGCTGTGGCTCGTGTCACCACTGTCGCGGCGGCCGCGGGAACATCTGTGAGCGCTCGGTCCCGATGGGCTTCCTCCCCATCCAGGGCGGCGCGTTCGCGGAGTACTACCCCGTCAGGAACGCCGACCACAACGTCGTGAAGCTGCCAGATGGGGTGGACCCTGTGGACGTGGCCGGCCTCGGCTGCCGGTTCGCGACCGCCTTCCACGGGCTGGTCCACCGGGTCGACGTGACGCCCGGCGACTGGGTTGCGGTGCATGGCTGTGGCGGCGTCGGCCTTTCTGCTGTGCATATCGCGGATGCCCTCGGCGCGAACGTCATCGCAGTGGACCTCGCCGAGGAGAAGCTGGACCGTGCCCGCGAACTGGGCGCGGACCGGGTCGTGGACGTCACCGAGGTCGAGGACGTGCCGCAGGCGGTGAAGAAGCACACCGAGTCGTCGAGGGGAGCCGACATCGCAGTCGACGCACTGGGCATCGCCGAGACCTGCCAGAACGCGATGAACTCGCTCGGCAAGGGTGGACAGCACCTGCAGATCGGCATGACCACCAGTGACGAAGGCGGGCAGGTGTCCCTGCCGGTGGACACGATGGTCACCGACGAGCGCGAGTTCTACGGGTCCTTCGGGACGCCCCCGAACGAGTACGACGAGATATTCCGGATGATGGAGACGGGGAAGCTGGAGCCCGGGCGAATCGTGAGCGAGCGGATTTCGCTGGATGAGGTGCCCGGCGTTATCGAGAATCTCGGGGACTACGATACTGTGGGGATTCCGGTCTGCGATACGTTCTGA
- a CDS encoding mandelate racemase/muconate lactonizing enzyme family protein: MQITGVTQHHLSHPLDGSFQPTWIPGYPQSSHEVELFEIRTDEGFTGITASPSFAGGLEYETPLSLFLTGEDPHDVDAIRRKLESIDLIGPRPWHIELALWDIIGKTAGKPVYEILGGSDDPIPCYASTGEVQDADARIEYIQDRVDEGFQAVKLRVTRPDDIDIVREIRDAFPDLPLMVDANKGWSVRIMQEEERWSYKDALRFARDLEGVGGIEWLEEPLPRHEYDNYARLREATTVPIAGGEFNNGLHHFHEFLDRGALDVVQPDAALATGIQGGVNVAARAADHGVEFVPHTWTNGIGFAANLHVMAVAGSPWCEFPMEPPWDCEARDFLLEETLDHEDGYVTPPDEPGLGITLDREVLPE, from the coding sequence ATGCAGATAACCGGCGTCACCCAGCACCACCTGAGCCACCCGCTCGACGGGTCGTTCCAGCCCACGTGGATTCCGGGCTACCCGCAGTCGAGCCACGAGGTTGAACTGTTCGAGATACGAACCGACGAGGGATTCACGGGGATTACGGCCAGTCCGAGCTTCGCCGGCGGCCTGGAGTACGAGACACCGCTGTCGCTCTTTCTCACGGGGGAGGACCCCCACGACGTGGACGCGATTCGACGCAAGCTGGAGAGTATCGACCTCATCGGGCCCCGACCGTGGCACATCGAACTCGCGCTGTGGGACATCATCGGGAAGACGGCCGGGAAGCCGGTGTACGAGATTCTCGGCGGGAGCGACGACCCGATTCCCTGCTACGCCAGCACGGGTGAGGTGCAGGACGCCGACGCACGCATCGAGTACATCCAGGACCGGGTCGACGAGGGCTTTCAGGCGGTGAAGCTCCGGGTGACCAGACCCGACGACATCGACATCGTCCGGGAGATTCGCGACGCCTTCCCGGACCTGCCCCTGATGGTCGACGCCAACAAGGGCTGGTCGGTCCGCATCATGCAGGAGGAAGAACGCTGGTCGTACAAGGACGCCCTGCGATTTGCCCGAGACCTGGAGGGTGTGGGCGGCATCGAATGGCTGGAGGAGCCACTTCCCCGGCACGAGTACGACAACTACGCCCGGCTCCGCGAGGCGACGACGGTTCCCATCGCGGGCGGCGAGTTCAACAACGGGCTGCACCACTTCCACGAGTTCCTCGACCGCGGGGCGCTCGATGTGGTCCAGCCCGACGCGGCCCTGGCGACCGGGATTCAGGGTGGCGTGAACGTCGCCGCGAGAGCCGCAGACCACGGTGTCGAGTTCGTCCCCCACACGTGGACGAACGGCATCGGCTTCGCGGCGAACCTCCACGTGATGGCCGTCGCGGGCTCGCCGTGGTGCGAGTTCCCGATGGAGCCACCGTGGGATTGCGAGGCGCGTGACTTCCTCCTCGAGGAGACCCTCGACCACGAGGATGGGTACGTGACGCCGCCCGATGAGCCGGGCCTTGGCATCACGCTCGACCGGGAGGTGCTACCGGAATGA